A portion of the Streptomyces platensis genome contains these proteins:
- a CDS encoding EamA family transporter has protein sequence MKPVHVALAVVVAAVWGVNFVVIDVGLRDFPPLLFSAVRFLLAALPAVFFVGRPRVAWRWVIAVGVSLGIMKFGMLFIGMHAGLPPGLASLVLQGQAVFTVLFAAVLLKERARRAQIVGMAIASVGIVLAGLDSTAGTLAGFLLVVGAAACWGLSNIAMRKAGPPDTFRFMVWVSVVPPIPLALLSVPFEGWDADLRALQHLNLSGVGAALYVAWGATLFGFAAWGYLLRTYNAPTVAPFSLLVPIFGLTAAWIFQGERMTVLTFCATALVIAGIAVGMVRRSKKPVAPEPEPAAVTAAAP, from the coding sequence ATGAAGCCCGTACACGTTGCCTTGGCGGTGGTCGTCGCCGCCGTATGGGGCGTGAACTTCGTTGTGATCGACGTCGGGCTGCGCGACTTTCCACCGCTTCTCTTCTCCGCGGTGCGTTTTCTTCTGGCAGCGCTCCCCGCGGTCTTCTTCGTCGGGCGGCCAAGGGTCGCCTGGCGCTGGGTGATTGCGGTCGGCGTCTCGCTCGGCATCATGAAATTCGGGATGCTGTTCATCGGTATGCACGCGGGACTTCCCCCGGGACTGGCCTCCCTGGTGCTCCAGGGCCAGGCGGTGTTCACCGTACTCTTCGCCGCGGTACTGCTGAAGGAACGCGCCAGGCGGGCGCAGATCGTCGGCATGGCCATCGCCTCGGTGGGCATCGTGCTGGCCGGGCTGGACTCGACGGCCGGCACGCTGGCCGGATTCCTGCTGGTCGTGGGCGCGGCGGCATGCTGGGGCCTCTCCAACATCGCGATGCGGAAGGCCGGTCCGCCGGATACCTTCCGCTTCATGGTCTGGGTGAGCGTCGTGCCACCGATCCCGCTGGCGCTCCTCTCCGTGCCCTTCGAAGGCTGGGACGCGGACCTGCGAGCGCTGCAACATCTGAACCTCAGCGGGGTGGGCGCCGCACTCTACGTGGCATGGGGCGCGACGCTGTTCGGCTTCGCCGCCTGGGGATATCTCCTGCGGACGTACAACGCACCGACCGTTGCCCCGTTCTCGCTCCTCGTCCCCATATTCGGCCTCACCGCCGCCTGGATTTTCCAGGGCGAGCGCATGACCGTACTGACCTTCTGTGCCACGGCACTTGTCATTGCTGGTATCGCGGTGGGAATGGTGCGCCGCTCGAAGAAGCCGGTGGCGCCTGAACCCGAGCCGGCGGCCGTAACGGCTGCTGCACCCTGA
- a CDS encoding LysR family transcriptional regulator: MFDLNRLRALRAVATHGSVTGAAAALGYTPSAVSQQIAKLERETGSQLLDRQGGKVELTPAAWLLAEATDEVVAVLERTRSRLEEQRDQPTGRLMLAAFPTACRGFATAALADVATRHHALDCRLVESDPNRAISLVVRGEADLAVVHDWHNTPLTLPTSLSVAALGEDIADVALPAGHPLADRDVVNPHDLRAERWIGQGSGAMCHEWLVRSFSSLGVEPDIAYQIEEYESQVALLAAGLGVAMLPRLGRGTLPPTVRVVPMQPPPSRRLSAIWRSQADRRPAIHVALAALRRHWAGANSGQPTREGA, encoded by the coding sequence ATGTTCGACCTCAACCGCCTGCGCGCCCTGCGTGCCGTGGCCACCCACGGCTCGGTGACGGGCGCGGCCGCCGCACTGGGCTATACGCCGTCCGCCGTCTCTCAGCAGATCGCCAAGCTGGAGCGCGAGACCGGCTCGCAACTGCTCGACCGGCAGGGCGGCAAGGTGGAGCTCACGCCCGCGGCCTGGCTGCTCGCCGAGGCGACGGACGAGGTCGTGGCGGTGCTGGAGCGGACTCGTTCACGCCTGGAGGAACAGCGCGACCAGCCCACCGGACGGCTGATGCTCGCCGCGTTCCCCACGGCCTGCCGCGGCTTCGCCACAGCCGCCCTCGCCGACGTCGCCACCCGCCACCACGCCCTGGATTGCAGGCTGGTGGAATCCGACCCCAACCGCGCCATCAGCCTTGTCGTACGGGGGGAGGCGGATCTCGCGGTCGTGCACGACTGGCACAACACCCCGCTGACGCTGCCCACTTCACTGTCGGTCGCCGCGCTGGGCGAGGACATCGCCGATGTCGCCCTGCCCGCGGGGCACCCACTCGCCGACCGGGACGTGGTGAACCCGCACGACCTGCGGGCAGAGCGGTGGATCGGGCAGGGCTCCGGGGCCATGTGCCATGAGTGGCTGGTGCGTTCCTTCTCCAGCCTCGGCGTCGAACCGGACATTGCCTACCAGATCGAGGAATACGAATCCCAAGTGGCCCTGCTGGCAGCGGGTTTGGGCGTCGCGATGCTGCCCCGGCTCGGTCGCGGCACCCTGCCGCCCACCGTCCGTGTCGTCCCGATGCAGCCCCCTCCCTCCCGTCGACTTTCGGCCATTTGGCGCTCGCAGGCCGACCGTCGACCGGCTATTCACGTCGCATTGGCGGCACTGCGCCGGCACTGGGCGGGCGCGAATTCCGGCCAGCCGACCCGAGAAGGCGCGTGA
- a CDS encoding PqqD family protein: protein MTIDASTPTSSAAPDHASALRELRTVLSAENYEGAVRCAGRLYDALPDKDQLARNVVLVAYGGGKDSSYTLAFVRTMQLILSQEHGATFRMRVATNRHAGMPQAVMDNIDRAYRSLHLLDDPDCELLLIDGQQVRTFDAALPQTDDVVGRNRLDILMTGHRTAADARPTFCNACNLSMVNSFGLAAGHNGGVDLIITGDSQQEQRDYYLWVTRLARKFGLQPPRDMRAGFQGFLASLNNISQAYFADIHGTDAPDIIAEHAITTDVRTGLEFFSIYDDTAYASGDHWELLTEYLGFRFDDIAFSFTESDCGNPALMAHLRALKCEHRYGQSYAEGLAGYVEFALSLMQKKEFPPQLMEIMRERYEGRADQMRAAMDAYAAQAYGFTEEQLVAMVHAPFTEKGTNLETYLAAEQPDLLPHAPLIHQLLGGSAPTTDEETLRITGRLEHLTGLTLDQLRVLYGSSLRLPSLTPAGGELIDAILEGDPHKQVVHTRHSAEGPVVPELLSGR, encoded by the coding sequence ATGACAATTGACGCGTCCACGCCCACGTCCTCAGCGGCACCCGACCATGCCTCGGCCCTCCGGGAGCTGCGCACCGTCCTGTCCGCGGAAAATTACGAAGGCGCCGTCCGCTGCGCGGGCCGGCTCTACGACGCCCTCCCCGACAAGGATCAACTCGCCCGCAACGTCGTCCTGGTGGCCTACGGCGGCGGCAAGGACAGCTCGTACACGCTCGCCTTCGTCCGGACGATGCAGCTCATCCTCTCCCAGGAGCACGGCGCGACGTTCCGGATGCGGGTGGCCACCAACCGGCACGCGGGCATGCCGCAGGCCGTGATGGACAACATCGACCGGGCCTACCGCTCCCTGCACCTGCTGGACGACCCCGACTGCGAACTGCTGCTGATCGACGGGCAGCAGGTGCGGACCTTCGACGCCGCGCTGCCGCAGACCGACGACGTCGTGGGACGCAACCGACTCGACATTCTGATGACCGGCCACCGCACGGCCGCCGACGCCCGCCCCACGTTCTGCAACGCCTGCAACCTGAGCATGGTCAACTCCTTCGGCCTGGCCGCGGGGCACAACGGCGGTGTCGACCTGATCATCACCGGCGACTCCCAGCAGGAGCAGCGGGACTACTACCTGTGGGTCACCCGGCTCGCCCGGAAGTTCGGACTCCAGCCCCCGCGCGACATGCGCGCCGGCTTCCAGGGATTCCTCGCCTCGCTCAACAACATCTCGCAGGCGTACTTCGCCGACATCCACGGCACCGACGCGCCGGACATCATCGCCGAGCATGCGATCACCACCGATGTCCGCACCGGTCTGGAGTTCTTCTCGATCTACGACGACACGGCGTACGCCTCCGGCGACCACTGGGAGCTGCTCACCGAATACCTGGGCTTCCGCTTCGACGACATCGCCTTCAGTTTCACCGAGTCCGACTGCGGCAACCCCGCGCTGATGGCGCATCTGCGCGCCCTCAAGTGCGAGCACCGCTACGGCCAGTCCTACGCCGAAGGACTCGCCGGATACGTCGAGTTCGCGCTCTCCCTCATGCAGAAGAAGGAGTTCCCGCCGCAGCTCATGGAGATCATGCGGGAGCGCTACGAGGGCCGGGCCGACCAGATGCGGGCGGCTATGGACGCCTACGCCGCCCAGGCATACGGCTTCACCGAGGAGCAGCTCGTCGCCATGGTCCACGCGCCGTTCACCGAGAAGGGCACGAACCTGGAGACGTACCTGGCCGCCGAGCAGCCGGACCTCCTCCCCCACGCCCCGCTCATACACCAGCTTCTGGGCGGTTCGGCCCCGACGACGGACGAGGAGACCCTCCGCATCACCGGACGCCTGGAGCACCTCACCGGCCTGACGCTGGATCAGTTAAGGGTGCTCTACGGCAGCTCCCTCCGCCTGCCGAGCCTGACTCCCGCCGGCGGCGAGCTGATCGACGCCATCCTCGAAGGTGACCCGCACAAGCAGGTCGTCCACACCCGGCACAGCGCCGAGGGCCCCGTCGTGCCCGAGCTGCTCTCCGGCCGGTGA
- a CDS encoding ATP-grasp domain-containing protein: MTVTAGNPPGDFVQVGATRDGLEPYLDAAHRRGMRTVLVETPAYLRWRRLLGRREFEVEVAVERPQDPDAVRTALAAAGVAPALVLTGFERYVYAGFALARALRVAPWPDAGDTFRPLDKREQREALLAGAPQVAQPRFVPLGPDGADAAGRLDGGDAADRLGFPQVIKPADGGGGLGVLLVDGAAERHRALDRVSALVNYGGGAFSGIVAEEFVKGPEFSLQGVAHEGSAVLLSVCEKLTCLEEVPDEPGLSGFREVGHVARPGDGAPPALQELAQACLDATGYRAGPFHVDVIQGPDGPVFVEMGFRLSGGGLVALVEKATGADWAELAFRTHLGDAPVRPDGAGGSGIAGQISAVSEQELAAAEALQEPGMTVQIQLAAPPPDPAALPADDLPVLASDLARHTGAAGRVVLSGGPGDRIPALLHSLVADRLRG, translated from the coding sequence GTGACCGTGACCGCGGGCAACCCCCCGGGGGATTTCGTACAGGTAGGCGCCACCCGCGACGGTCTGGAACCGTATCTGGATGCCGCCCACCGCCGCGGCATGCGGACGGTGCTGGTGGAGACGCCCGCCTATCTGCGCTGGCGCAGGCTGCTCGGACGGCGGGAGTTCGAGGTCGAGGTGGCCGTTGAGCGGCCGCAGGACCCGGACGCCGTCCGTACGGCGCTCGCCGCCGCCGGCGTCGCACCCGCCCTCGTCCTGACCGGCTTCGAGCGCTATGTGTACGCCGGATTCGCCCTGGCCCGCGCGTTGCGCGTGGCACCGTGGCCGGACGCGGGCGACACCTTCCGGCCGCTGGACAAGCGCGAGCAGCGCGAGGCCCTGCTGGCCGGCGCTCCGCAGGTGGCCCAGCCCCGCTTCGTCCCGCTGGGCCCCGACGGCGCGGACGCCGCGGGCCGGCTCGACGGCGGGGACGCCGCGGACCGGCTCGGCTTCCCGCAGGTCATCAAGCCGGCGGACGGTGGCGGTGGGCTCGGCGTGCTGCTGGTGGACGGCGCCGCGGAGCGCCACCGCGCCCTGGACCGCGTCAGCGCCCTGGTCAACTACGGCGGCGGCGCGTTCTCCGGCATCGTGGCGGAGGAGTTCGTCAAGGGTCCCGAGTTCTCGCTCCAGGGCGTCGCCCACGAGGGCAGCGCCGTGCTGCTGAGCGTATGCGAGAAGCTCACCTGCCTCGAAGAGGTACCCGACGAGCCCGGCCTGTCGGGCTTCCGCGAGGTGGGCCATGTGGCCCGGCCCGGCGACGGTGCCCCGCCCGCGCTTCAGGAACTGGCGCAGGCATGCCTGGACGCCACCGGCTACCGCGCGGGCCCCTTCCACGTCGACGTCATCCAGGGCCCGGACGGCCCGGTCTTCGTCGAGATGGGGTTCCGGCTCTCCGGGGGCGGACTGGTGGCGCTCGTCGAGAAGGCGACCGGTGCCGACTGGGCGGAACTCGCCTTCCGTACCCACCTCGGCGACGCGCCGGTACGACCGGACGGTGCGGGCGGCAGCGGCATCGCCGGCCAGATCTCGGCCGTGTCGGAACAGGAGCTGGCGGCCGCCGAGGCCCTCCAGGAGCCGGGCATGACCGTCCAGATCCAGCTCGCCGCTCCCCCGCCGGACCCCGCCGCGCTTCCCGCCGACGACCTGCCCGTACTCGCCTCCGACCTCGCCCGGCACACCGGCGCGGCCGGCCGGGTCGTCCTCAGCGGCGGCCCCGGCGACCGGATACCCGCACTGCTGCATTCACTCGTTGCCGACCGATTGCGAGGCTGA
- a CDS encoding class II glutamine amidotransferase translates to MCRLIVAAGDFRATDILAAAEAMSCGRTADHDGPTDVHPNGWGAVWRQSDAPFGLGRHRDVRPLTESFRESPVPGLSTDFLAVHARHATLAKNHGPRFTHPLERSGGSVPWLFMHNGFQPTVHQLLGMAESEFDSREYFDYIVPAGTRRLDEAETLERLNSIPRGGSSGNAIAVNPYSAYVIHWTSPDTLAPRYFGMYRLQTDRCLVIASEVIPDLAPADHWEPLKPDSVTEIPWTTGLPPRNRYDLEGAPTHAHD, encoded by the coding sequence ATGTGCCGACTCATCGTGGCCGCAGGGGACTTCCGGGCCACGGACATCCTGGCCGCCGCCGAGGCGATGAGCTGTGGCCGTACCGCCGACCACGACGGCCCCACCGATGTGCACCCCAATGGCTGGGGCGCGGTTTGGCGCCAATCGGACGCGCCGTTCGGTCTGGGGCGCCATCGGGACGTACGCCCGCTCACCGAGAGCTTCCGCGAGTCGCCCGTACCGGGCCTCTCCACCGATTTCCTGGCCGTGCACGCCCGCCACGCCACCCTGGCCAAGAACCACGGCCCGCGCTTCACCCACCCCCTGGAACGCTCCGGCGGCTCCGTCCCCTGGCTGTTCATGCACAACGGCTTCCAGCCGACCGTCCACCAGCTGCTCGGCATGGCGGAATCGGAGTTCGACTCCCGCGAGTACTTCGACTACATCGTCCCCGCCGGCACCCGCCGGCTGGACGAGGCGGAAACCCTCGAACGGCTCAACTCCATTCCCAGAGGCGGGAGTTCGGGTAACGCCATCGCGGTGAACCCCTACTCCGCCTACGTCATCCACTGGACCTCCCCGGACACCCTCGCGCCGCGATACTTCGGCATGTACCGGCTCCAGACCGACCGCTGCCTGGTGATCGCCTCGGAAGTGATCCCGGACCTCGCCCCCGCGGACCACTGGGAACCGCTCAAGCCGGACAGCGTCACGGAGATCCCCTGGACCACGGGGCTGCCTCCCCGCAACCGCTACGACCTCGAAGGAGCACCGACCCATGCCCACGACTGA
- a CDS encoding YbaK/EbsC family protein, translating to MTAHTVSPDAPAQPAPTQHADSTPGTTSARLLALLQDGQARHRLIEHAPEGRTDVVSALRGNALEQAAKCIVVRVKVTKKSSRYALAVVPGDRRVDLARLKELYDARHVSFADQATAERLSHCVSGSIVPFSFDPELELIVDPGLLEHQEIFFNAAELDLSLALHTEDYQRLAAPQVTPIAEPLTGTAS from the coding sequence ATGACGGCACACACGGTCTCGCCCGACGCCCCCGCACAGCCGGCCCCGACGCAGCACGCGGACAGCACCCCCGGCACGACCTCCGCCCGGCTGCTGGCCCTCCTCCAGGACGGCCAGGCTCGGCACCGCCTCATCGAACATGCCCCGGAGGGCCGGACGGACGTGGTCAGCGCACTCCGCGGGAATGCACTGGAGCAGGCGGCCAAGTGCATCGTGGTGCGCGTCAAGGTCACCAAGAAGTCCTCGCGTTACGCCCTCGCCGTCGTCCCCGGCGACCGGCGCGTGGACCTGGCCCGGCTCAAGGAGCTGTACGACGCACGCCATGTCTCCTTCGCCGACCAGGCCACCGCGGAACGGCTGTCCCACTGCGTCAGCGGCTCCATCGTCCCGTTCTCCTTCGACCCCGAGCTGGAGCTGATCGTCGACCCCGGCCTGCTGGAACACCAGGAGATCTTCTTCAACGCGGCTGAGCTGGACCTGTCCCTCGCCCTGCACACGGAGGACTACCAGCGGCTGGCCGCCCCGCAAGTGACGCCCATAGCCGAGCCCCTGACAGGGACCGCATCATGA
- a CDS encoding pentapeptide repeat-containing protein: MTGPGQFAGKLLFASTGGSSTVYLTTFEVHGSGGKKIPVPGMAAPDVTPAERVTLYQGGDGGTLIRLAGLLWIRLDTDTGWLTLTENATQAAVFELSGSPLGTTWQVRTPEGPKAITYSVDKLAPLLTMTDDTPGVFAPQTVTPGLDDIRRTKSAIEADLRQLILAGADLSGVDLSRADLTSSDLTGANLSSADLSHATLSATTLTGTHCDGTVLDDTDLTGARLEAVSWGKLRSAARVVLAQSHARGAVLGTTADSGPGSAPDGRHLLDCSGANLSGADLRAATLASCDLTGAHLAGTLLSDAELAGSVLDNADLSEVVAVGADLRKTTLRNVNGPGANLAHADLSGADLSHARLGAKAFLFTLDSVTPQELDAAKYAPEDVVAAFAKHGVTLSPHDEVVSVLKGTRWRIERYTLQLHDSGSGIDVLTDQARPAVLRGAVCEGTRATAANLAGADLHGIQWFGTGATVDHVDFDGAVLAGGYLQGIRLTQSYLSGTDLSDCVLIQAKLPGCHAAPGDGRRPFSLAGALLHGADFSDTTLRSALLVDAAVATSRGVPLFALPAAARASLDSGDLHALADAFTTAGRPLGDGAKVQKVQARFLDNSKDPNTAAPRAYRITVRPSELRVFDDSTAHFLFKLPAADAQYLNAPTAGSELIAAFKQQNYTLATDAPIRAENYWEITAGTVAVQPRPAAYPTMRVYTGPTDLPVHGCVLVRLRDRPQQREVAFAATTALETALDADSIGPSGYARSQVDAGLLTWEEFLTPPV; the protein is encoded by the coding sequence ATGACAGGACCCGGACAGTTCGCGGGCAAGCTGCTCTTCGCCTCCACCGGAGGGTCTTCCACCGTCTATCTGACCACCTTCGAGGTCCACGGCAGCGGCGGGAAGAAGATCCCGGTGCCGGGGATGGCAGCGCCGGACGTCACACCGGCCGAGCGGGTGACGCTCTATCAGGGCGGCGACGGTGGAACGCTGATCCGGCTCGCCGGTCTGCTGTGGATCCGGCTGGACACGGACACCGGCTGGCTGACCCTCACGGAGAACGCCACCCAAGCGGCCGTCTTCGAACTGTCCGGGTCGCCCTTGGGCACAACATGGCAGGTCCGGACGCCCGAGGGACCCAAAGCAATCACCTACAGCGTGGACAAGCTGGCCCCGCTCCTCACCATGACGGACGACACCCCGGGCGTCTTCGCCCCACAGACCGTCACCCCCGGTCTCGACGACATCCGCCGCACCAAGTCCGCCATCGAGGCCGATCTGCGGCAGCTGATTCTCGCCGGTGCCGACCTCTCCGGCGTCGACCTCAGCAGGGCGGATCTGACCTCCAGCGACCTGACCGGGGCCAACCTTTCGTCCGCCGACCTGAGCCACGCCACGCTCTCCGCCACCACCTTGACCGGTACCCACTGCGACGGCACCGTCCTGGACGACACCGACCTGACCGGAGCCCGTCTCGAAGCGGTCTCCTGGGGCAAGCTGCGAAGCGCGGCCCGGGTCGTGCTCGCGCAGAGCCACGCCCGCGGCGCGGTCCTCGGCACCACCGCCGACTCGGGCCCCGGTTCCGCTCCGGACGGTCGGCACCTCCTCGACTGCAGCGGCGCCAACCTCTCCGGTGCCGACCTCCGAGCCGCGACCCTGGCCTCCTGTGACCTGACCGGCGCCCACCTCGCGGGAACGCTCCTCTCGGACGCCGAGCTGGCCGGCTCGGTCCTCGACAACGCCGACCTGAGCGAGGTCGTCGCGGTCGGCGCCGACCTGCGCAAGACGACACTGCGCAACGTCAACGGCCCGGGAGCGAACCTCGCCCACGCCGACCTGTCGGGTGCGGACCTGTCCCACGCCCGGCTCGGCGCCAAGGCGTTCCTGTTCACCCTTGACTCGGTCACACCACAAGAGCTCGATGCCGCCAAGTACGCCCCGGAGGATGTGGTCGCGGCCTTCGCCAAACACGGCGTCACCCTCTCGCCGCACGACGAGGTCGTCTCCGTGCTCAAGGGGACCCGCTGGCGCATCGAGCGCTACACCCTGCAACTCCACGACAGCGGCTCCGGCATCGACGTCCTCACCGACCAGGCCCGACCCGCAGTCCTGCGCGGCGCGGTGTGCGAGGGCACCCGGGCAACCGCCGCCAACCTGGCCGGAGCCGACCTGCACGGCATCCAGTGGTTCGGGACCGGTGCCACGGTCGACCACGTGGACTTCGACGGCGCCGTGCTGGCGGGCGGCTACCTCCAGGGGATCCGGCTGACCCAGTCGTACCTCTCCGGTACGGACCTCAGCGACTGCGTCCTGATCCAGGCCAAGCTGCCCGGCTGCCACGCCGCACCGGGAGACGGCCGGCGGCCCTTCTCCCTCGCCGGAGCCCTGCTGCACGGGGCCGACTTCAGTGACACCACACTACGCTCGGCCCTGCTCGTCGACGCCGCCGTCGCGACAAGCCGTGGCGTCCCGCTCTTCGCACTTCCCGCGGCCGCCCGGGCTTCCCTGGACTCCGGAGACCTGCACGCGCTGGCCGACGCCTTCACCACGGCAGGCCGGCCGCTCGGCGACGGCGCCAAGGTCCAGAAAGTCCAAGCCCGTTTCCTGGACAACTCCAAGGACCCGAACACCGCCGCGCCCCGCGCCTACCGCATCACGGTCCGCCCCAGCGAACTGCGCGTCTTTGACGACAGCACCGCGCACTTCCTCTTCAAACTGCCCGCCGCCGACGCCCAGTACCTCAACGCTCCCACGGCCGGTTCCGAACTCATCGCGGCCTTCAAGCAGCAGAACTACACCCTCGCCACCGACGCTCCCATCCGCGCCGAGAACTACTGGGAGATCACCGCGGGCACAGTGGCCGTCCAGCCCCGCCCGGCCGCCTACCCCACCATGCGCGTCTACACGGGGCCCACGGACCTGCCCGTCCACGGCTGCGTCCTGGTCCGGCTGCGGGACCGGCCCCAGCAACGGGAGGTGGCCTTCGCAGCGACGACGGCCCTGGAGACGGCGCTCGACGCCGACTCCATCGGACCCAGCGGCTACGCTCGCTCGCAGGTGGACGCCGGGCTCCTGACCTGGGAAGAGTTCCTCACCCCGCCGGTCTGA
- a CDS encoding DUF4232 domain-containing protein — MNRTYTARIRRVALSAAAGAVLAATVTACGSADGGGSASGGDAAASAKATAESSSGASQESSDSGKAAGSSSEGGTSGKDGASSSGAESAPGGGKKGYGQACGANDLKFSARSETQAGGYILLSARAKPGITCTIPSGLPSVSFGSKGIEASSAEQSVGPAIKLSGSTTAYAGINPKTTNGDNGVEFTFLIAAIGTSDSDPASVSTGAVTVDKPIVTNWHTDPADAVPGDGTDN; from the coding sequence TTGAACCGCACCTACACCGCCCGCATCCGACGTGTCGCGCTCTCCGCGGCTGCCGGCGCAGTGCTCGCGGCGACTGTCACCGCATGCGGTTCGGCCGACGGCGGCGGGTCGGCCTCGGGCGGCGACGCCGCGGCGTCCGCCAAGGCAACCGCGGAGTCGTCGAGTGGTGCGTCCCAGGAGAGTTCTGACAGCGGCAAGGCGGCCGGTTCGTCGTCGGAGGGGGGCACGTCGGGGAAGGACGGTGCGTCCTCGTCGGGTGCCGAGTCGGCCCCGGGCGGTGGCAAGAAGGGTTACGGGCAGGCCTGTGGGGCCAACGACTTGAAGTTCTCGGCGCGTTCCGAGACTCAGGCCGGCGGCTACATCCTGCTGTCCGCCCGTGCCAAGCCCGGCATCACCTGCACGATTCCCAGCGGGCTGCCCTCGGTCTCCTTCGGCTCGAAGGGCATCGAGGCGAGCAGCGCCGAGCAGTCGGTCGGCCCGGCGATCAAGCTCAGCGGCTCCACGACCGCCTACGCCGGGATCAACCCCAAGACCACCAACGGCGACAACGGCGTCGAGTTCACGTTCCTCATCGCGGCCATCGGCACGTCCGACTCTGACCCCGCGAGCGTCTCCACCGGCGCCGTCACCGTCGACAAGCCCATCGTCACCAACTGGCACACCGACCCCGCCGACGCCGTCCCCGGCGACGGCACGGACAACTGA